The bacterium genomic interval TTCCGCTGGCGGCTGAAGTGATAGCCAAAAATGCCCATGCCATTAATCCCAGAGGCGAACTCTATACTAAAGAAAATATCAGGGAGCGATTAGCCATGCGTGATTTTATGGAGGAAATGCGCAGTGCCGGACAAACATCGGGAGGGCCGCCGCCTCTTGGGCAGCGAGACAAGCAGGATTTCGCCAATGCGCTGGATCGGTTTTTGGCTAAATACCAGTAAGATTACTTGTCGGGCCAATCTTACTTGCGTTCGCTGCAGGCTGATGGTTGCTCATTTCGTACGGTTTCCTGATTTCAAAAAATCGCTGGCGGCAGATACCTGTTAGCGATGTTCTTATAGGTATTTGCACTCATTGTAATGGTGACTAAAACAAGGAAAAATAACCACCAACGTAAGCGGCGACCCTATTATCGGCCACTGGTTAAGGAGTCATGGGGGAGGTCTTACATTACGCGGTCGGTCTAACGCTGTGTTTCGATCAATGCCCGCAAGATCGGAGGTTTTCTCAAGTTTCCCGTGAGGAAGCGGCGGCTTATCTTTAACGTTGTATTGCCTTTCAATTTTCAGATTGAAAGGGCGGTGATAGCGATTGGAAGGTGAGATGAAGATGTCGAAAAAAGATAAAAGGAGCGCAATACCAATGAAAAACAAAACGAAACATTCTCTCATAATGGGGTTCACGCTACTGCTGGGGATTATCGGACAGACAGTATTTACATCTGTTGCCGTCGCTGTTCCCGCTGTCGTCCATGATCAAGCATCTGAAGCGACATCTGCGGGGATTAAAGACAGCCGCGTTGGAACGGAAAGAAAGCATATTGTCTCTGTCGAGACACAGGGCCTTGATACTGTACTGGATATACCGTTGCGTCTGGGCGGATTTGCCGCAACGGTTGTCGGCACAGGTTTTTTCATAGGCACAAGTCCTATTACCGGTCTAATGACGGCTTTGTACCCGCATAACGCAATACAAAAAGCAGCGGATTTTCTTGTTGTCAGACCCGGTCGCTACACTTTTGTTAGACCTACAGGCGACTTTAGTTACGATTCACGATCCTCCGATGAAAAATAAATAACCTTTAGTCAACTTATATCAATGAATGGGTGATTAAAATCAACCCTATTAGTGAGTAACGCCAGACAATTGATGGGAGTCAATCCATGGAATTAAAAACAAGAATGCAAGGTTTTGGTCTGTCTAGAGCCGTAATGAATACGGATTATAAAGCGATTAAAACAGACGCGCAGAACGAACAACCGGAACAAGCTTTTGCGCCATTGTTACTGAAAATACTTTCTCCGGTAGAGTTAGGGTTTAAAGAGTGTATCCATTCCAGATTGCTTGATATTCTTGATTTGTCACTGATTAGTGGAATAGAAGAAAAAGAAGCAAGGAAACAGATTCGGGCGGTAGCGCAAAAATTAATCGACGAAGAATCCATCCCTTTAAATACACAGACTCGACATCAAATAATTAAAGAAATTGAAGATGACGTACTGGGTCTCGGGCCTTTGGAAGCTTTACTGTATGACCCAACCATTGCCGATATTCTGGTTAATGGCTACAAAAAAGTGTATGTCGAAAGATTTGGAAAGCTTGAGTTAACCCCGGTCAGATTTAATGATGATAATCATCTGATGAAAATTATTGACCGGATTGTGTCGAAGATTGGTCGCAGGATAGACGAGTCGTCACCGATGGTCGATGCCAGATTACAGGATGGCTCCAGAGTAAACGCTATTATTCCGCCGTTAGCGGTTGATGGGCCTTCGTTGTCGATTAGACGGTTTGCAGTCGATAAAATGGGACTTGATGATCTGGTCAAAAGAGGAGCCTTAACTGACTATATGGCTGAATTCCTCAAAGGCGCGGCAAAATCCAAGTTGAATATCCTGATTTCCGGCGGGACAGGTTCAGGCAAAACAACGATGCTGAACGCCATTTCAAATTTTATCCCCAGTAATGAGCGAATCATCACTCTGGAAGATTCCGCAGAGCTACAGTTACAGTTACCCCATGTTTTGCGATTGGAAACCAGGCCGGCAAATGTCGAAGGCAAGGGTGAGATAACGTTACGCGATTTGGTACGCAACAGCCTTAGAATGCGACCTGATCGTATCGTTATTGGCGAAGTCAGGAGCGGGGAGGCATTCGACATGTTACAAGCGATGAATACCGGACATGAAGGATCCTTGACGACAGTCCATGCCAATACGCCGAGAGATGCCTTGGCGCGCCTTGAAAACATGGTTTCCATGGCGGGACTGGAAATGCCGGCTAAGGCAATCAGGACTCAAATCGTATCAGCCATTCACCTGATCATTCAACTTAGTAGGCTGGAGGATGGCAGCAGGCGGGTCGTCAGCATTCAGGAGGTGGATGGCATGGAAGGTGAGGTGATTACCTTGTCTGAAATCTTTAAATTCCAGCGGCAAGGCATTGATGAAAAAGGCGCTGTGCTGGGCCAATATTGTTCAACAGGTATTATTCCCAAATGTATGGCTAATTTGAAACAAAGAGGCGCTAACGCAGATCTGGCCATTTTTACCAAAAATCTGAATTAAACAGGAGGGCGATATGACCAGTGATATAACCCTATTATTTGTTGGATTAGTGTTTTTAACGGTCTTTGTAGCATCACAAATTCTTGTATTACCGACCTTGGGTACGAGTCGGGCAGACAGTCGTAAATTAAAACAACGATTGGAAGGCGTTATTCTGGCGCACGGTGATTCCGAAGCGTCGATCATAAAAGAAAAATATCTTAATCGGTTAGGTTCCATAGAACGGAGCCTTGAGCGTTTGCCCGGTATGCCGGGGTTAAAAACATTGCTGGAGCAGGCAGGGAAACAACACATAGCTTACCGGTTTGCGTTGTCTGTATTGCTCTTATCCGGCGGTATAGCGTTAATGGTCTGGCTGAACTTTCATCACCTGATCTTCACCTTGGCGGCGTTTATTGTTGCGGCGGTTTTACCGGTAGTGTGGCTAAACAAACAACGATCCAAGCGCCTGGATAAATTTGAAGAGCAATTGCCTGAAGCCTTGCAAATGATGGCCAGAGCCTTGCGGACGGGCTATCCGTTCACCGAATGTATGAAAATAGTCTCCACCGAAATGAGCGAGCCTATCAGTCAGGAATTTGGCATGACCTATGAGGAAATCAATTACGGGCGAAATATTGAAGTGGCGTTTGCATTGATGATAGAGCGGGTTCCGAGTCTCAGTCTGATAGCCATGGCGACAGCAATAATAATCCAAAGGGAAACGGGCGGTAATCTTGCCGAGGTGCTGTTGAAAATCAGCGATGTGCTAAGAGGGCGATTTAAATTGCAGCGACGCATAAAAACATTGTCGGCGGAAGGCATGCTGTCGGCCTGGGTGTTGCTGTTGCTGCCGCTGGCTTTGTTTGGGTTGATGAGTTTGATGAATCCTGATTACTTTAAGCCGGTTTATGACTCACCCGATAGAATGATGTATCTCTATATTTTTATGGGCCTGGAGTTGAGTGCAGCTCTTTGGATACGGCGGATTATTACCATTGATGCATGAGGTGAAGTAAATGGACTTTTTGATGCAATTATTGACGGGGCTGATGGTAAACCAACAAGGAGGCCAATGGGGCGCTGTTTTGTTGGTGGCAGTGGCAATCTTTATTTTAGCTTTGGCGCTGATGTCATTATTCGATGATTTTTTTGATCCGGTGCGCTCCCGTTTTAAGCGGGAGGTAAATACCGACGCGGTTTCCATGCTTGAGTCCAATGTCCTATCGGAAAAGCTTCGTAAACATAATAACGTGTTTGTTCCATCCAACAAGCCATTACTACAAAGAACAACTGCACGTCTTCATTATGGCGGGTTTCATGGCAAGAACAGTGTGTTGCATTATTATGCGATACGAATGTTGCTGACGATTTTGTTGCCTTTGTCAGTGCTGGTGGTCATGGCGTTCATTCCCGGCATGAAGAGTGAAACAATATTTCAATCCGCATTGGGAGCGGCAGCATTAGGTTATATGGGGCCCAGTTTTGTTTTGGATAAACTCACTAGCAACCGGCAGAAAATTCTTCGCAGAGCTTTTCCCGATATGCTTGATTTGTTGGTGGTCTGTTCCGAGGCTGGCTTGAGCCTGGATGCGGCGATACAAAAAGTGGTTGTCGAAAGCAGCATTAGTCAGCCGGTATTGGCTGATGAAATGGAAATTGTTATTGCAGAAACTCGCGCAGGCATTGATCGGCATAAGGCCTTGCAAAGGCTGGTTGAAAGGACGGGGGTGGAAGAGATTAGAGGATTGGTAGCGGCGCTTTCACAAAGCATGCGCTTTGGAACCAGCATCGTCGAGACGCTCAAGGTTTATTCGGAAGACCTCAGGGATAAAAGAACGCAAGCTGCCGAAGAAGTGGCCGCTAAAATTAGTACAAAGCTGATTTTTCCGTTGACCGTTTGTTTATTGCCGGCATTTTTAATGGTTGTTATATTGCCTGCCGTACTGGTTCTTAGACATATAACTCCCGGATAACGATTTACCGCTCGTAATAGTAATAAATGATGAACCTTAGTTACCGAAATCCCCAGGTTTTTGTTGTGAGCAGGGATTTCATTACCGGATGAATGTGATGAATAAAATAAAAAAACTAACCAAACTCATTTTTGTAGTCATTTTAAGTCAATCGCTGCTGACCGCCTGCAGTCCCGGCAACATTAAAGAAGCGGAGAACGATAGAGACCAACAGGAAACCGAAACGATTTTGCAAAGCGCGGGGCTTAACGTCAATTCGGTGGAAGACGCTGTGTTAAAAGCGGAAAAAGCGGCGCAGAACGGCAAGATGGATCTGGCGCAACTCTATTACATAAAAGCTTACGATCTGGAGCCGAATAACACCCAGGTTTTGCAAAGAATGGCTGATTTATATACCGAGCTAAAAAAGTATGATTTGGCGGAAGTCAGTCTCAAATTGATCTTGCAGCAACAGCCGGGGGACTTAAAGACAAGCGAACAATACGGGCTGCTGTTGATAAAGCTGAAAAAATATTCCGATGCAGCGGAACATCTCGGTCGGGTTGTCGCCATGCAGCAAAGTTGGCCTGCCTATAACGGCTTGGGGATTATTGCCACTTTACAAGGCGACTATCTGAAAGCCGAAAGCTTTTTCAAAAAAGCTGACGGCATTTCGCCGAATTCGCCCGAGTTGCTTAATAATATCGGCTTTGCGCTCTATTCAGCCGACAAACTGGCCGAGGCGGCACCTTATTATATTAAAGCCTTGCAAATCAATCCCGGTTTTAAAAAGGCGATATATAACTATGCGTTGCTACAGGCACGTTTAAGTAATTATGAACAGGCTCATATTGCCTTTGCCAAAGTCTCTTCACCGGCTGAAGCAAATAATAATACCGGCTATATAGCGATGATGAACGGCGATTACGCCGAGGCCAGTAATTATTTGCAAGAAGCCGTCAATGTATCGCCCCGGTTTTATAAAAAAGCCACTGACAATTTAATACGGCTGGAAATGCTGGAAAAACAGTAAGACTGATAAATCATTTTTCTCCCCTGATTAGCAAGGGAACCTCAAGTAGCACCGTCATACCGGCATGGATGCCGGTACCCAGCGCCATGGATGGTAACTCATGGATTTAGGCTCTAAAGCTTCCATCCCTCGGTAACCTCCTGTATCGCCTAAAGCGCCTACATTTGACGCTCTACCTCCTACATCCATCAGGCTAAGCTTCAAGTCCCCTTCGACTTCGCTCAGGGCAGGCCTGTGCCTGAATTTTCTTCGCTCTCGCATCCATTGCCGGAATGACGTACTTTTTGGCGGTGGCTAAAGTATCTTGTTAATAACGGATGTTACGCATTGCCCGCGAAAATAGATGAACGTGCCTTAACTGAATGATCGTGACGGATAAGGTGGTAGTGAGCACGGCACGCCATGGAGGATATTCCTATGCAGGGAACAAGATATTTCCGGGCAATGATAAGGAGCATCAAAT includes:
- a CDS encoding CpaF family protein, with translation MELKTRMQGFGLSRAVMNTDYKAIKTDAQNEQPEQAFAPLLLKILSPVELGFKECIHSRLLDILDLSLISGIEEKEARKQIRAVAQKLIDEESIPLNTQTRHQIIKEIEDDVLGLGPLEALLYDPTIADILVNGYKKVYVERFGKLELTPVRFNDDNHLMKIIDRIVSKIGRRIDESSPMVDARLQDGSRVNAIIPPLAVDGPSLSIRRFAVDKMGLDDLVKRGALTDYMAEFLKGAAKSKLNILISGGTGSGKTTMLNAISNFIPSNERIITLEDSAELQLQLPHVLRLETRPANVEGKGEITLRDLVRNSLRMRPDRIVIGEVRSGEAFDMLQAMNTGHEGSLTTVHANTPRDALARLENMVSMAGLEMPAKAIRTQIVSAIHLIIQLSRLEDGSRRVVSIQEVDGMEGEVITLSEIFKFQRQGIDEKGAVLGQYCSTGIIPKCMANLKQRGANADLAIFTKNLN
- a CDS encoding type II secretion system F family protein; this encodes MTSDITLLFVGLVFLTVFVASQILVLPTLGTSRADSRKLKQRLEGVILAHGDSEASIIKEKYLNRLGSIERSLERLPGMPGLKTLLEQAGKQHIAYRFALSVLLLSGGIALMVWLNFHHLIFTLAAFIVAAVLPVVWLNKQRSKRLDKFEEQLPEALQMMARALRTGYPFTECMKIVSTEMSEPISQEFGMTYEEINYGRNIEVAFALMIERVPSLSLIAMATAIIIQRETGGNLAEVLLKISDVLRGRFKLQRRIKTLSAEGMLSAWVLLLLPLALFGLMSLMNPDYFKPVYDSPDRMMYLYIFMGLELSAALWIRRIITIDA
- a CDS encoding type II secretion system F family protein, which encodes MDFLMQLLTGLMVNQQGGQWGAVLLVAVAIFILALALMSLFDDFFDPVRSRFKREVNTDAVSMLESNVLSEKLRKHNNVFVPSNKPLLQRTTARLHYGGFHGKNSVLHYYAIRMLLTILLPLSVLVVMAFIPGMKSETIFQSALGAAALGYMGPSFVLDKLTSNRQKILRRAFPDMLDLLVVCSEAGLSLDAAIQKVVVESSISQPVLADEMEIVIAETRAGIDRHKALQRLVERTGVEEIRGLVAALSQSMRFGTSIVETLKVYSEDLRDKRTQAAEEVAAKISTKLIFPLTVCLLPAFLMVVILPAVLVLRHITPG
- a CDS encoding tetratricopeptide repeat protein, producing the protein MNKIKKLTKLIFVVILSQSLLTACSPGNIKEAENDRDQQETETILQSAGLNVNSVEDAVLKAEKAAQNGKMDLAQLYYIKAYDLEPNNTQVLQRMADLYTELKKYDLAEVSLKLILQQQPGDLKTSEQYGLLLIKLKKYSDAAEHLGRVVAMQQSWPAYNGLGIIATLQGDYLKAESFFKKADGISPNSPELLNNIGFALYSADKLAEAAPYYIKALQINPGFKKAIYNYALLQARLSNYEQAHIAFAKVSSPAEANNNTGYIAMMNGDYAEASNYLQEAVNVSPRFYKKATDNLIRLEMLEKQ